In one Erythrobacteraceae bacterium WH01K genomic region, the following are encoded:
- a CDS encoding fatty acyl-AMP ligase, protein MTDTTPTADLVPTPNDCPLPRKLADFATFNDAVDYAARSEKGLNFHDMRGTLVRPYPYAEMREDALAMAYRLIASGVEKEDRIALIAETGPDFAALFCACSYVGAWPVPLPLPTTFGGRDSYVEQLSNQLQSSDPKMLIYPPEIGEMAAAAAQAQGCEGIDWATLATRDGPVVDLPQASPDDICYLQYSSGSTRFPTGVAVTHKALLHNLYGHAASMAVGPGDRVVSWLPWYHDMGLVGCFLSPIANQVSIDYLKTEHFARRPLAWLDLISRNQGTTLSYSPTFGYDICARRISSQSNVAERFDLSRWRTAGNGADMIRPDVMQHFINAFADAGFRASAFTPSYGLAEATLGVTVMPPGEGIRVELVEEERLSGSPRNLDRPARYRAIVNCGKPMPDMKVEIRDERGNVRGDHQIGTVWCAGPSIMHSYFRNPEATAEALVDGWLDTGDMGYMADGYLYIVGRAKDMIIINGKNHWPQDIEWAVEQLPGFNHGDIAAFSIEDEGGEEAPAVLVHCRVSEEEERVRLRNTIREKVQAVTGMNCVVELVPPRTLPRTSSGKLSRAKAKRLYLSGEIEPYELAA, encoded by the coding sequence ATGACTGACACCACGCCGACCGCCGATCTCGTTCCGACGCCGAACGACTGCCCGCTGCCACGCAAGCTGGCCGATTTCGCGACCTTCAACGACGCCGTCGATTACGCGGCGCGGAGCGAGAAGGGGCTGAATTTCCACGATATGCGGGGCACGCTGGTGCGCCCCTATCCCTATGCCGAAATGCGCGAGGACGCGCTGGCCATGGCCTATCGCCTGATCGCGAGCGGGGTGGAGAAGGAAGACCGCATCGCCCTGATCGCGGAAACCGGCCCCGATTTCGCCGCCCTGTTCTGCGCCTGCAGCTATGTCGGCGCATGGCCGGTGCCGCTGCCCCTGCCCACCACTTTCGGCGGGCGCGATTCCTATGTCGAGCAATTGTCGAACCAGTTGCAAAGCTCCGATCCGAAAATGCTCATCTATCCGCCGGAAATCGGCGAGATGGCCGCTGCGGCCGCGCAGGCGCAGGGATGCGAAGGCATCGACTGGGCAACGCTGGCAACGCGCGACGGACCGGTGGTGGACCTGCCGCAGGCCAGCCCCGACGACATCTGCTACCTGCAATATTCGAGCGGCTCGACGCGTTTTCCCACCGGGGTCGCGGTCACCCACAAGGCGCTGCTGCACAATCTCTACGGTCACGCCGCATCCATGGCGGTCGGCCCCGGCGACCGCGTGGTCAGCTGGCTGCCGTGGTATCACGACATGGGGCTGGTCGGCTGCTTCCTGTCGCCCATCGCCAACCAGGTCTCGATCGACTATCTCAAGACCGAACATTTCGCGCGCCGCCCGCTCGCCTGGCTGGACCTGATCAGCCGCAATCAGGGCACGACGCTCAGCTATTCGCCGACCTTCGGCTACGACATCTGCGCGCGCCGCATTTCCAGCCAGAGCAATGTGGCCGAACGGTTCGACCTGTCGCGCTGGCGCACGGCGGGCAACGGCGCGGACATGATCCGCCCCGACGTGATGCAGCATTTCATCAACGCCTTTGCTGATGCCGGCTTCCGGGCCAGCGCCTTCACGCCGAGCTACGGGCTGGCCGAGGCGACGCTTGGCGTCACCGTCATGCCGCCGGGCGAAGGTATCCGCGTGGAACTGGTGGAGGAGGAGCGCCTGTCGGGCAGTCCGCGCAATCTCGACCGCCCGGCCCGCTACCGCGCGATCGTCAATTGCGGCAAGCCGATGCCCGACATGAAGGTCGAGATCAGGGACGAACGCGGCAATGTCCGCGGCGATCACCAGATCGGCACGGTCTGGTGCGCCGGGCCCAGCATTATGCACTCCTATTTCCGCAATCCCGAAGCCACCGCCGAAGCGCTGGTCGACGGATGGCTGGACACCGGCGACATGGGCTACATGGCGGACGGCTATCTCTATATCGTGGGCCGCGCCAAGGACATGATCATCATCAACGGCAAGAACCACTGGCCGCAGGATATCGAATGGGCGGTGGAGCAGCTGCCCGGTTTCAACCACGGCGACATCGCGGCCTTCAGCATCGAAGACGAAGGCGGCGAGGAAGCGCCTGCCGTGCTGGTCCACTGCCGCGTTTCGGAAGAGGAAGAGCGCGTTCGCCTGCGCAATACCATCCGCGAGAAGGTGCAGGCGGTCACCGGCATGAACTGCGTCGTGGAACTGGTGCCGCCGCGCACCCTGCCCCGCACCTCGTCCGGCAAGCTGAGCCGCGCGAAGGCCAAGCGCCTCTACCTCTCGGGCGAGATCGAACCTTACGAGCTGGCTGCTTGA
- the aat gene encoding leucyl/phenylalanyl-tRNA--protein transferase has translation MHAPLPSIIPPDLLLSAYRQGIFPMADARDDSEVFWVEPRERAIIPLDGFHLSRSLSRTIRRGRFEVTCNTAFRDVVRECAGPRDDAEGTWISRRIELSYAGLHEAGHAHSIECREDGRLVGGVYGVAFDSVFCGESMFSRTTDASKVALAWLVGLLRRAGCRVFDCQFMTSHLKSLGAVPLSQADYLEKIAAARIPQRQSLVGAYESLLDDAAADPSSSPGKLIAQSLTQTL, from the coding sequence GTGCACGCTCCCCTGCCCTCCATCATTCCGCCCGACCTGCTGCTGTCGGCATACCGGCAGGGCATTTTCCCGATGGCCGATGCGCGCGACGACAGCGAGGTTTTCTGGGTCGAGCCGCGCGAGCGGGCGATTATCCCTCTGGACGGTTTCCACCTGTCCCGCTCGCTGTCCCGCACGATCCGGCGGGGCAGGTTCGAGGTCACCTGCAATACCGCCTTTCGCGATGTCGTGCGCGAATGCGCGGGGCCGCGCGACGATGCCGAGGGGACATGGATCAGCCGGCGCATCGAGTTGAGCTATGCCGGCCTGCACGAGGCGGGGCACGCGCACTCCATCGAATGCCGGGAGGATGGCAGGCTCGTCGGCGGGGTCTATGGCGTTGCCTTCGACAGCGTGTTCTGCGGCGAAAGCATGTTCAGCCGCACCACCGATGCCTCGAAGGTTGCGCTGGCATGGCTGGTCGGCCTGCTGCGCCGCGCGGGCTGCCGGGTCTTCGACTGCCAGTTCATGACATCGCATCTGAAATCACTGGGGGCAGTCCCGCTGTCGCAGGCGGACTATCTGGAGAAAATCGCAGCCGCCCGCATTCCCCAGCGGCAAAGCCTGGTGGGGGCTTACGAATCGCTGCTGGACGATGCGGCAGCCGATCCCTCTTCCTCGCCGGGGAAGCTCATCGCGCAGTCCTTGACCCAGACGTTGTAG
- the rplA gene encoding 50S ribosomal protein L1 has product MATLTKAQKARAEKLDPEAVYSFDDALALLREYGSKKFDETVEIAMNLGVDPRHADQMVRGMVALPSGTGKDVKVAVFAKGDNADKALAAGADKVGAEDLMEDMQAGNLDYDRVIATPDMMGVVGRLGKVLGPKGLMPNPKLGTVTPNVEQAVKDAKGGQVEFRVEKQGIVHSGIGKLSFKDADLKTNFDAFTSAIVKAKPSGAKGKYLRKLSITSTMGPGLKIDTSSIEGD; this is encoded by the coding sequence ATGGCGACACTGACCAAGGCACAGAAGGCGCGGGCCGAGAAGCTCGACCCGGAAGCCGTTTACAGCTTCGATGACGCGCTGGCCCTGCTGCGCGAATACGGTTCCAAGAAGTTCGACGAAACCGTCGAGATCGCGATGAACCTGGGCGTCGACCCGCGCCATGCCGACCAGATGGTTCGAGGCATGGTCGCCCTGCCGAGCGGCACGGGCAAGGACGTGAAGGTCGCTGTCTTCGCCAAGGGCGACAACGCAGACAAGGCGCTGGCTGCCGGTGCCGACAAGGTCGGTGCGGAAGACCTGATGGAAGACATGCAGGCAGGCAATCTCGACTACGACCGCGTGATCGCCACCCCCGACATGATGGGTGTCGTCGGCCGCCTCGGTAAGGTGCTGGGTCCCAAGGGCCTGATGCCGAACCCGAAGCTGGGCACCGTGACCCCGAACGTGGAACAGGCCGTGAAGGACGCCAAGGGAGGCCAGGTCGAATTCCGCGTGGAGAAGCAGGGCATCGTGCACTCGGGCATCGGCAAGCTGTCCTTCAAGGATGCCGACCTGAAGACGAATTTTGACGCCTTCACCAGCGCGATCGTCAAGGCGAAGCCCTCGGGCGCGAAGGGCAAGTATCTTCGCAAGCTGTCGATCACCTCGACCATGGGTCCGGGCCTGAAGATCGACACCAGCAGCATCGAAGGCGACTGA
- the rplK gene encoding 50S ribosomal protein L11, with protein sequence MAKKIEGYINLQVPAGAANPSPPIGPALGQRGVNIMEFCKAFNAATQDLEKNAPIPTKITVYADRSFSFETKTPPASYMIKKAMKIKSGSKEPGKDIIGSIKTSQLTEIAEAKMKDLNANDIEQATKIIAGSARSMGLEVVEG encoded by the coding sequence ATGGCCAAGAAGATCGAAGGTTACATCAACCTTCAGGTGCCCGCCGGCGCCGCAAACCCGTCCCCGCCGATCGGCCCTGCGCTGGGTCAGCGCGGCGTCAACATCATGGAATTCTGCAAGGCGTTCAACGCCGCCACGCAGGACCTCGAGAAGAACGCCCCGATCCCGACCAAGATCACGGTTTATGCCGATCGCAGCTTCTCGTTCGAGACGAAGACGCCGCCGGCCAGCTACATGATCAAGAAGGCGATGAAGATCAAATCGGGTTCGAAGGAGCCGGGCAAGGACATCATCGGTTCGATCAAGACGAGCCAGCTTACCGAAATCGCAGAGGCCAAGATGAAGGACCTCAACGCAAACGACATCGAACAGGCGACGAAGATCATCGCCGGTAGCGCCCGTTCCATGGGCCTCGAAGTGGTGGAGGGCTGA
- a CDS encoding alanine/glycine:cation symporter family protein: MTAPAPTPAELPLGERLVAPVTNVSDFIWAGTWNGVEVLPFPPMTIILLGIGLWIMVGLRFYPIVKLGSAFAGLFKSRKGAGDGEISPFAALSTALSGQVGTGNLAGVATAIALGGPGAIFWMWVTALFGMALAFAEGSLAIRYREKTSDGVYRGGPMTYIMMGLGPKFTWLAIVFCLGTLFSALVTGNSIQANAMADGMNELFGLPEIWGGAITAVLVFIVIIGGIKSIGRVAESIIPFMAASYIVMAAIALILNAGDLPETFSLIFNGAFNPQAATGGFVGAALIIAIRAGVARGLFSNEAGQGSTPIAHAVAQTNDPEQQGRMAMLGTFIDTLVICTMTALVILTVRGEFVGGGEAVAHAWQSDRVGFEMTSGAFAAAFPLDVLGVPIGVLIASVALILFVFTTLLTWSYYGERAITFIYDRIPGSSRGGEKKLHIAWRVLWCIVIFLGAAQPSELVWRLGDISNAAMALPNLLALALLSGVVFKLARGQKDAGPTHTADTPEEPEEY, encoded by the coding sequence ATGACTGCACCTGCACCCACACCAGCCGAATTGCCGCTAGGCGAACGACTGGTCGCACCTGTCACCAACGTGTCGGATTTCATCTGGGCGGGGACATGGAACGGTGTGGAGGTCCTGCCCTTCCCGCCGATGACGATCATCCTGCTGGGCATCGGCCTGTGGATCATGGTCGGCCTGCGCTTCTATCCCATCGTCAAATTGGGCAGCGCCTTTGCCGGCCTGTTCAAGAGCCGCAAGGGTGCAGGCGACGGCGAAATCTCTCCCTTCGCCGCGCTTTCGACCGCGCTGTCCGGACAGGTGGGCACGGGTAACCTTGCGGGCGTCGCCACGGCCATCGCGCTGGGCGGACCCGGCGCGATCTTCTGGATGTGGGTGACGGCGCTGTTCGGCATGGCGCTGGCCTTCGCGGAAGGCTCGCTCGCCATCCGCTACCGCGAGAAGACCTCTGACGGCGTCTATCGCGGCGGCCCGATGACCTACATCATGATGGGCCTTGGTCCGAAATTCACCTGGCTTGCCATCGTCTTCTGCCTCGGCACGCTGTTCAGCGCGCTGGTCACCGGCAATTCCATCCAGGCCAATGCCATGGCCGACGGGATGAACGAACTGTTCGGCCTGCCGGAAATCTGGGGCGGCGCGATCACCGCCGTGCTGGTCTTCATCGTCATCATCGGCGGCATCAAGTCGATCGGACGCGTCGCCGAAAGCATCATTCCCTTCATGGCCGCGTCCTACATCGTCATGGCCGCCATCGCGCTGATCCTGAATGCGGGCGACCTGCCGGAAACGTTCTCGCTGATCTTCAACGGAGCCTTCAACCCGCAGGCGGCGACCGGCGGTTTCGTCGGTGCGGCTCTGATCATCGCGATCAGGGCAGGCGTGGCGCGCGGCCTGTTCTCGAACGAGGCGGGACAGGGTTCCACCCCGATCGCCCACGCCGTGGCGCAGACCAACGATCCCGAACAGCAGGGCCGCATGGCGATGCTGGGCACGTTCATCGATACGCTGGTCATCTGCACCATGACCGCGCTCGTCATCCTGACCGTGCGCGGCGAATTCGTGGGCGGCGGCGAGGCGGTGGCCCATGCGTGGCAGTCCGACCGCGTCGGCTTCGAGATGACCAGCGGCGCGTTTGCCGCGGCCTTCCCGCTCGACGTGCTGGGCGTTCCCATCGGCGTGCTGATTGCCAGTGTCGCGCTGATCCTGTTCGTCTTCACGACCCTGCTGACGTGGAGCTATTACGGCGAACGCGCCATCACCTTCATCTATGACCGCATTCCGGGTTCCAGCCGGGGCGGCGAGAAGAAGCTGCACATAGCCTGGCGCGTGCTGTGGTGCATCGTGATCTTCCTGGGCGCCGCGCAGCCGAGCGAGCTGGTCTGGCGCCTGGGCGACATTTCCAACGCCGCGATGGCGCTGCCCAACCTTCTGGCACTGGCCCTGCTGTCGGGCGTGGTGTTCAAGCTGGCGCGCGGCCAGAAGGATGCCGGTCCGACCCACACTGCCGACACGCCGGAAGAACCCGAGGAATACTGA
- a CDS encoding DUF2155 domain-containing protein: protein MGIARPLFPVLVAALGLAACSDEAPQPGALETEIPDDLQTTDADQDAILSEDGTDAGEDVDETVVSADVARAAEIGSPMEERVATLGLLNKRNNVSQDIELSPGESRRIGNIIIRLSACERTAPWELPRETGAFVQVLVQNAENEDEWARIFSGWLFKQTPSVNVVEHPVYNVWVKDCAMSFPGEEEGSAAASSSSDS, encoded by the coding sequence ATGGGGATTGCCCGTCCGCTGTTCCCGGTCCTTGTTGCCGCCCTCGGCCTGGCCGCGTGTTCCGACGAGGCGCCCCAGCCGGGCGCGCTGGAAACGGAAATTCCCGACGACCTGCAGACGACCGACGCCGATCAGGATGCCATCCTGTCGGAAGACGGAACCGATGCGGGCGAGGACGTGGACGAGACGGTGGTGTCGGCAGACGTCGCGCGCGCAGCCGAGATCGGCAGCCCGATGGAAGAGCGTGTCGCGACGCTGGGCCTGCTGAACAAGCGTAACAATGTCTCGCAGGATATCGAGCTGAGCCCCGGCGAATCGCGCCGCATCGGCAATATCATCATCCGCCTGTCCGCCTGCGAGCGGACCGCACCGTGGGAATTGCCGCGCGAGACGGGCGCATTCGTCCAGGTGCTGGTGCAGAATGCCGAGAACGAGGACGAGTGGGCCCGCATCTTCTCCGGCTGGCTGTTCAAGCAGACGCCGAGCGTCAATGTCGTGGAGCACCCGGTCTACAACGTCTGGGTCAAGGACTGCGCGATGAGCTTCCCCGGCGAGGAAGAGGGATCGGCTGCCGCATCGTCCAGCAGCGATTCGTAA
- the secE gene encoding preprotein translocase subunit SecE, whose amino-acid sequence MAEDTQKASAPAKRKTTPGEFIRQVRTESSKVVWPTRQETVTTAIFVGIMVVVMSLFFLGVDSLFGAIVSWLLTLA is encoded by the coding sequence ATGGCCGAAGACACACAGAAGGCAAGCGCCCCGGCAAAGCGCAAGACGACGCCGGGCGAATTCATCCGCCAGGTGCGGACCGAAAGCAGCAAGGTCGTGTGGCCCACCCGGCAGGAAACGGTCACGACCGCGATCTTCGTCGGGATCATGGTGGTGGTCATGTCGCTGTTCTTCCTCGGCGTCGATTCGCTGTTCGGCGCGATCGTCAGCTGGCTGCTCACGCTAGCCTGA
- a CDS encoding retroviral-like aspartic protease family protein, protein MPIFRPLSGLLAALLPAVALAQDAPAATSERLQPPTPALIDEALEIGGEDIEARKLRSRMTVVTHVNGKGPYRFVVDSGADTSVIGRKLAGELALEDGTPVLLHAVTESKVVDRVLVDELRLGPTVTTDLELPVLEEKDLGGDGMIGLDALVEQRLMLDFEKRIITVDDGAGRAGFVDRDGIIVVTARMQRGQLILTEVKAGREAVDAVVDTGTEVTIGNSLLREKLKARRPRDLRTATVYGVTGKAIEVEFAIVNKLKIGPITLTKVPIVFADIPPFEVFGIADKPSLLLGTDLMEQFRRVSLDFGERRVRFQLKRCEARGVTLRTNTIATRIKSEEETACVR, encoded by the coding sequence ATGCCGATTTTCCGTCCCCTTTCCGGCCTTCTCGCCGCGCTGCTGCCAGCCGTTGCGCTCGCGCAAGACGCCCCGGCCGCGACATCGGAGCGCCTGCAGCCGCCCACCCCGGCCCTGATCGACGAGGCACTGGAAATCGGCGGCGAGGACATCGAGGCGCGCAAGCTGCGCAGCCGCATGACCGTGGTCACCCATGTGAACGGCAAGGGACCCTATCGCTTCGTCGTCGACAGCGGCGCCGACACCTCCGTCATCGGCAGGAAACTGGCAGGCGAACTGGCACTCGAGGACGGCACGCCGGTGCTCCTGCACGCCGTCACGGAAAGCAAGGTGGTGGACCGCGTGCTGGTGGACGAGCTGCGGCTGGGGCCGACCGTCACGACCGACCTGGAATTGCCCGTGCTGGAGGAAAAGGATTTGGGCGGGGACGGGATGATCGGGCTGGACGCGCTGGTCGAACAGCGCCTGATGCTGGATTTCGAGAAACGCATCATCACGGTGGATGACGGGGCCGGACGCGCAGGCTTTGTCGACCGCGACGGCATCATCGTCGTCACCGCGCGAATGCAGCGCGGACAGTTGATCCTGACCGAGGTGAAGGCGGGCCGCGAAGCGGTCGACGCCGTGGTCGATACCGGGACCGAGGTCACGATCGGCAATTCGCTGCTGCGCGAAAAACTGAAGGCACGCCGCCCGCGCGACCTGCGGACCGCCACCGTCTACGGCGTGACGGGCAAGGCGATCGAAGTCGAATTCGCCATCGTGAACAAGCTGAAGATCGGCCCCATCACCCTGACGAAGGTTCCCATCGTCTTTGCCGACATCCCTCCGTTCGAGGTATTCGGTATCGCCGACAAGCCGTCGCTGCTGCTGGGCACGGACCTGATGGAACAGTTCCGCCGCGTATCGCTCGATTTCGGGGAACGCCGCGTGCGCTTCCAGCTCAAGCGATGCGAGGCGCGCGGCGTCACCTTGCGCACCAACACCATCGCCACCCGGATCAAGAGCGAGGAAGAAACCGCCTGCGTCCGCTAG
- a CDS encoding DUF192 domain-containing protein: MIAARATGGTRLRLSLVLAAPALALAACSPQPAAEATPAAATQMRHPVSNLPLVPVTVTADGEAHVFTSEVATTPEAQAQGLMFRTELADDEAMLFPRSDLGIASFWMKNTPIPLDIIFIGQDRRILNIAAMTTPYSLESVSAIGPTAAVLEIRGGLAEELGIEAGDRVEW, encoded by the coding sequence ATGATCGCCGCGCGCGCCACCGGGGGCACCCGGCTGCGCCTGTCGCTGGTCCTTGCAGCGCCCGCACTGGCCCTCGCCGCCTGCTCGCCCCAGCCGGCGGCCGAAGCGACGCCCGCCGCGGCAACCCAGATGCGCCATCCCGTTTCCAACCTGCCGCTGGTGCCGGTGACGGTGACGGCGGATGGCGAGGCGCATGTCTTCACCTCGGAAGTCGCCACCACGCCGGAGGCGCAGGCGCAGGGCCTGATGTTCCGCACCGAACTGGCCGACGACGAGGCGATGCTGTTCCCGCGCAGCGACCTTGGCATCGCCAGTTTCTGGATGAAGAACACGCCCATACCGCTCGACATCATCTTCATCGGGCAGGACCGCCGCATCCTGAACATCGCGGCGATGACGACGCCCTATTCGCTCGAATCGGTTTCCGCGATCGGACCCACGGCTGCGGTGCTGGAAATTCGCGGGGGCCTGGCAGAGGAACTGGGGATCGAAGCCGGCGACCGCGTCGAATGGTGA
- a CDS encoding RecX family transcriptional regulator: MPGQRPQTDRKTRREKRPPKPLDGDRLEELALHYVSRYATTKAKLVRYLDRKLHARGWDLEASGGEPADPAEIAERFAARGYLDDEAYARMRKRDLLRRGYGPRRVGEALREAGVAETIREDMDTGAPARAKAAILMARKKRIGPFALDEADPRTREKHLAAMLRAGHGFSEARRVLDAGSEEELDAWLDELTEWEE; encoded by the coding sequence GTGCCCGGCCAGCGACCGCAGACAGACCGCAAGACGCGCCGAGAGAAGAGGCCGCCAAAGCCCCTCGACGGCGACCGGCTGGAAGAACTCGCCCTGCATTATGTCTCGCGCTACGCCACGACGAAGGCGAAACTGGTGCGCTATCTCGACCGCAAGCTCCATGCCCGCGGCTGGGACCTGGAGGCGAGCGGGGGCGAACCTGCCGATCCTGCGGAAATCGCCGAACGCTTCGCCGCGCGCGGCTATCTCGACGACGAGGCCTATGCCCGGATGCGCAAGCGCGACCTGCTGCGCCGCGGATACGGGCCCCGCCGCGTAGGCGAGGCCCTGCGCGAGGCCGGGGTGGCGGAAACCATCCGCGAGGACATGGACACGGGCGCGCCCGCGCGGGCGAAGGCCGCGATCCTGATGGCACGCAAGAAACGCATCGGCCCCTTCGCGCTGGACGAAGCCGATCCCAGGACCCGCGAGAAGCACCTTGCCGCCATGCTGCGGGCAGGCCATGGTTTTTCCGAAGCGCGCCGCGTGCTGGATGCCGGCAGCGAAGAGGAACTGGACGCATGGCTGGACGAATTGACCGAATGGGAAGAATGA
- a CDS encoding NADH:ubiquinone oxidoreductase subunit NDUFA12, with amino-acid sequence MSFLGKIFTWWDGATIGTSLFTARRGEHVGTDAQGNKYYRAKNKRSDLPTGGSYSGRERRWVIYDGANDSSRVPPEWHGWLHGSFDGVPESHLPPAKIWETDYTPNATGTAGAYRPQGALERGGKRARAVGDYEAWTPGD; translated from the coding sequence ATGAGCTTCCTTGGCAAGATTTTCACCTGGTGGGACGGTGCCACCATCGGCACCAGCCTGTTCACCGCGCGCCGCGGCGAGCATGTCGGCACCGATGCGCAGGGCAACAAGTATTACCGCGCGAAGAACAAGCGGTCCGACCTTCCCACCGGCGGGTCCTATTCCGGGCGCGAGAGGCGCTGGGTCATCTATGACGGTGCGAACGATTCCAGCCGCGTGCCTCCCGAATGGCATGGCTGGCTGCACGGATCGTTCGACGGGGTGCCCGAAAGCCACCTGCCGCCGGCAAAGATCTGGGAAACCGACTATACGCCCAACGCGACCGGCACGGCGGGCGCCTATCGCCCGCAAGGCGCTCTGGAACGCGGGGGCAAGCGTGCCCGCGCGGTCGGCGATTACGAAGCGTGGACCCCCGGCGACTGA
- the nusG gene encoding transcription termination/antitermination protein NusG yields MARWYIIHAYSGFENKVREAILTEAERLGLSDGVEEVEVPTETVTEVKRGKKLQVERKFMPGYVLAKLNMTDDVYHLVKNTPKVTGFLGTNNKPQAISEKEAARYFGGVEEAKNAPKKDISVDYEIGDQIKVLDGPFASFNGVVEELDFDKAKVKVSVSIFGRATPVELDFEQVELVK; encoded by the coding sequence ATGGCACGCTGGTACATCATCCACGCCTATTCCGGTTTCGAGAACAAGGTGCGCGAGGCGATCCTCACGGAGGCCGAACGGCTGGGCCTGTCCGACGGCGTGGAAGAGGTCGAAGTGCCGACCGAAACCGTGACCGAGGTGAAGCGCGGCAAGAAGCTGCAGGTCGAACGCAAGTTCATGCCGGGCTACGTTCTGGCAAAGCTGAACATGACCGACGATGTCTATCACCTGGTCAAGAACACGCCGAAGGTGACCGGATTCCTGGGCACCAACAACAAGCCGCAGGCCATTTCCGAGAAAGAGGCCGCACGCTATTTCGGCGGTGTCGAGGAAGCGAAGAACGCGCCCAAGAAGGACATCAGCGTCGATTACGAAATCGGCGACCAGATCAAGGTGCTCGACGGCCCCTTCGCCAGCTTCAACGGCGTTGTGGAGGAGCTCGATTTCGACAAGGCGAAGGTCAAGGTCAGCGTGTCCATCTTCGGCCGCGCGACCCCGGTCGAACTCGACTTCGAACAGGTCGAACTGGTCAAGTAA